The DNA segment CTGGTGGTGATTGACGGGCGGTTGTTCTGGATACAGGACGCTTATACTACCACGGAACGCTATCCCTATTCTCAACCTATCGCCGGTGGTATCAACTATATCCGTAATAGTGTTAAAGCTGTTATTGATGCTTACAATGGCGATGTAACCTTCTATGTAACAGACCCGGACGATGCCTTGATACGTACCTATCAGGCTATCTTCCCCGGGCTCTTCACCCCGGCCGGGCAAATGCCGGAATCGGTACGAGCCCACCTGCGTTACCCTGAGGACATGTTCAATGTTCAGGCTATGGTTTATCAGACCTACCACATGCGTGACGCCCGGGTATTCTATAATAAAGAAGACCTCTGGGCGGTACCCAGGGAGTTCTATGCTGACCGTGACCAGCCGATGGAGTCATACTATATTATTATGCGCCTGCCCGGTGAAGATAAGGAAGAATTCCTGCTCATGCTACCCTTCACCCCGGTGAATAAAAACAATACCATCGGCTGGCTGGCCGCCCGCAGTGACGGTGAGAACTACGGGAAACTGCTGGCCTACCTCTTTCCCAAGGAGCGCCTGGTATATGGTCCCAGCCAGATTGAGAACCGTATCCAGCAGGATACCGTCATCACCGAGCAGCTTGCCCTGTGGAGTCGGGGAGGCTCCCGGGTTATCCGCGGCAATCTGCTGCTGATCCCTATCGGTGAATCCATTCTGTATGTGGAACCGGTATTCCTCCAGGCGGATACGCAGGGATTACCGGAGCTGAAGCGGGTTATCGTGGCTGCCGGTGACCGTATTGCCATGAGACCGACACTGGCGGAAAGCCTGGCTGTTATCTTCGGCGCTGAGCCGCCGCCGGATGGCTTTCCGGTCAGCCCGCCACTACCGGGAGAACCGGGAGAGCCGATAGTGGGCATCGCTGGTCTGATTGAGGAGGCCCAGCAGCACTATGACCGTGCTCAAGAGTACCTTAAGGCAGGTGATTGGGCCGGTTACGGTCGGGAGCTGGATGCCCTGAAAAGGGTACTGAATGAATTGGCGGAGCTAACAATTGAGGCGGAGAACAGGTAAGCTTCTGAAAGAATGACTTGTCCGGTCAGCACCATGGGGTCAAATATCAACCGCCGAACGGTGGAGAATGTTGCCCGGACAGGTCTGGCATTGGAACAGGTGACCGACCTTTCTACCGGAATCTTCAAGCTAATTGAGGCGAGGAAGGTGACTTCATAACCGGGGATTGAGGACGATAGTCCGCATTGGAAGCATTCCGAACTGTTTTTTGAGAAGAAAGGGCTGATTCCGGCTTTGCAGCGGCTGCTGACAGAAGCCGGTGAGAAACCAGAAGTTCACTCCAGTATGTTATAATTAGAACGTCTGCCTAAGAGGATAATTCTCATAAACTATGAAGTTCAGCGAATTAGCCAGACTTCTAGAGCGAAACGGCTTCGAGCTTATCAAGGAAAAGGGCTCTGTCCGTTACTACGGCAAAGAGGGCTTGAATAAACTAATTCGTGTGGATTATCATGGTTCCAGGGAGATTCCTACAGGCACTTGTGAATCAATTTTGAAGGCAGCCGGATTGAAGAGGAAAGGGGGCAAATAGAATGATAGATTTAAAATATTCTCTCATAATAGAAGCAACTGAAGACCCTGCATTCTTTACTTTCTATTCACCGGACCTGGAAGGTTTTACGGGTGTAGGCAATTCTGTAGAGGACTGCCTCTATAAGGCAAAGTGGGGAATGGAGGAGCACGTCGCCCTGCTCAA comes from the Dehalococcoidales bacterium genome and includes:
- a CDS encoding type II toxin-antitoxin system HicB family antitoxin, coding for MIDLKYSLIIEATEDPAFFTFYSPDLEGFTGVGNSVEDCLYKAKWGMEEHVALLKERGLPVPRKKPNPTVMIRNAKLAGVS